The sequence TTGCGATCGTGATCGCTACGGTTATTAGTGTGTTGTTCAAATCGAATCAATTGAAACAGACAAGCACACATAATGCTGGTTGTTCACATCATGTAGAAAAAACATCAACATCTATCATTGAGAAATGTACTAATGTCTTTCTGCACGCTGTCGACGAATTTTTTGATATGGGTAAATATCTAATCATGGGTGCATTGGTAGCAGCTTTTGTCCAAACATACATATCATCAGAAGCGCTAGTAGCATTAGGTGATGGACAGGCCATTTCTTCTACCGCTGTCATGATGGGCCTTGCTTATTTTCTTTCTCTCTGTTCAGAAGCAGATGCTTTTATTGGGGCTTCCTTTCGTAATTTATTTCCAACCTCTGCTATTTTGGCGTTTCTCATTTATGGTCCAATGATCGATCTGAAAAATACGTTTATGTTGTTAAGTACTTTTAAAGCAAGATTTGTTTTCATTTTTTTAGGAATTGTTACGTTTACCGTGTTCCTTACCATGCTTTTACTTAGTGGATTGTATTAAAGGAGGGAGATGAAGCTATGAATGTTCAACAAGCTGTTAGGGCTATGATTTTATTACTGTTTGCCTTATTCATTACTAATCTTCATTATTCGGATCAAGTCTTATTGTTAATTAATCCGAAGTATGAAGCAATCAGTAAGATCGGTGTTTTTATTTTGCTGGTTTTATTTGGATTTCAGATCCACCGTATTTGGAAAACGAAGCAAAACGAAAGCCATGAACATGACTGTGATCACCATCATGATCATGGGTATGGTACCATTAATGTTAGAAAATTGACTTCTTATTCTATTATTCTATTGCCAATAATTACAGGACTTGTGCTACCACTATCAACCTTAGATGCGTCGATTGCAGAAAAAAAAGGTGTGATGCTTTCACTTACGAATAATGCCAATAGGGAAGAGAGTACGACAACAAATAATGGTAATGCCTCAGGTAGCCAGCAAGATTACAATCAGCCTGATCCTAATCTGAACTCCAATGGAATGAAGAAGGATGAATATGAGCAAATGAAAGGTTCATTAGCTGATGCGTCATCGATAAAGATGACTGATCAAGCTTATTCTACTTATTATGAAATGATAAATGCCGAACCGGAAAAGTATGTAGGGAAGGAAATCTCTATAAAAGGTTTTGTATATAAAGAAGATGGGTTTGATGCCAATCAAGTGGTGATAGGCAGATACTTAATCACTCATTGTGTGGCAGACTCCAGCTTAATTGGATTCCTGTCGACATTGGAAGGAGCGGAGTCTATAGCTGAAGATACCTGGATTAGTGTTACAGGTACTATTTATCTGCAGGACTACAATGGGATATCCTTACCGGCAATAAAAGTGACAGGCTGGGAAGAGATTCAGCAGCCGGAACTGCCTTATGTGTACCCAGTCGTTATAAAATTAATGTGAATTGGCGAAAAGCTTCAATGAAAAAGGTGCACGCTCATCTGTTTCATAACCAGAAGTATATAAGTACAGTCATAGAAGTAAACATGTTAAACATAATTGCTAGATTCTTATAATATAGATTTTGTTAACTAGCCATTGCTAGACAAACATTTATATTGAAATATATAATGTGCTGCAATATCAATCCGACCAACCACTTCGCGTACTAAGGGGCACGGCTGAAGCTAAGCTACTTCCCGAAATACCTCTTTGTTGCCTTGCACCGAGGAAGCCTCCTTAAAAGCTTTACTAGAAGGCACAGATGCAGACGGTGTGGATATTCAGCACCTGCATGCTCCCGCGGGAATCGCAGTGGTTGGCCTACGCTAAAGTATAGCTCTACAACTAATATCATAGCCAGCTATAAAGTGCTATGACTGTACTTTTATGCTTTCCAATCGTATTTAAAAAAAATCGGGCGGGTTATGCCTGGTTTTTCTTGCCTTAAAATGTGACTTCTATTCAGTGTTTTTTTATTATATAATGATATTTTCAGATAATTTAACAAAAGATAGGTCTTTTGACTCTTTACCGAAAGCCGTATATAATGATGACAAGATCATTCGCTGATGATCAAAAAATATGAAGGGGTCACCTATATGGATTATTTGGTGCAATTTCAAATTAATGTTTTTGCTATCATGATTCTAATCGTACTCTATGTCATTATTAAAATGAAATCTAAGGTTAAGAGTTTCAGTAAGAAAATTCTAAAAGTGTTAATGGTAGCATCTGCATTTGCGATTATAGTTGAACCATTAACATGGATTTTTGATGGTATGCAATTTGTTGGCGCGTATTTTCTGGAATATGCAACAAACTTTATGTTGTTTATGATTGGTCCCGTGATAGGAGGAATTATTCTTTCCTACGTCGACTATCATCTTTATAAAGAACCTGGCCGTCTCTATAAGCGGCGGTTTTATCAGGATTTGAGTGTGCTGACGTTTATTGTATTACTTATCAATCTCTTTTATCCCGTTTATTTCTATATCAGTCCTGATGAAAACAGTTTTCATAGCGGTGATTTAAAATGGGTGCATTATTTAATACTGGCAAGTTTGTATGTGTATATGTTTGTCTTTGTGATCATCAACCAGAAGCGAACTCAAAAGTACGTCATGAATATTTTCCTCGTATTCTTCATGCTTCCGATCATAGGGATGATTATCCAGCTATTTGATTCCAAGTTATATTTTTCTTGGACCTCTATTGTACTAGGAATATTAGTAGCCTATA is a genomic window of Gracilibacillus salinarum containing:
- a CDS encoding permease — encoded protein: MGSFRNTITDVTGLFLFGCCVCILQISSTFKGVFTLPDSIYNLNTIFLSILIEALPFVLIGVLIAGGIQIFITEDYIKRLIPKNKFLAIVMSCVVGACFPACECGIVPIVRRLITKGVPIYAGIGFLLTGPLINPIVILSTFMAFGNDLNIAISRMMIGFVIAIVIATVISVLFKSNQLKQTSTHNAGCSHHVEKTSTSIIEKCTNVFLHAVDEFFDMGKYLIMGALVAAFVQTYISSEALVALGDGQAISSTAVMMGLAYFLSLCSEADAFIGASFRNLFPTSAILAFLIYGPMIDLKNTFMLLSTFKARFVFIFLGIVTFTVFLTMLLLSGLY
- a CDS encoding TIGR03943 family putative permease subunit, with the protein product MNVQQAVRAMILLLFALFITNLHYSDQVLLLINPKYEAISKIGVFILLVLFGFQIHRIWKTKQNESHEHDCDHHHDHGYGTINVRKLTSYSIILLPIITGLVLPLSTLDASIAEKKGVMLSLTNNANREESTTTNNGNASGSQQDYNQPDPNLNSNGMKKDEYEQMKGSLADASSIKMTDQAYSTYYEMINAEPEKYVGKEISIKGFVYKEDGFDANQVVIGRYLITHCVADSSLIGFLSTLEGAESIAEDTWISVTGTIYLQDYNGISLPAIKVTGWEEIQQPELPYVYPVVIKLM
- a CDS encoding GGDEF domain-containing protein, whose product is MDYLVQFQINVFAIMILIVLYVIIKMKSKVKSFSKKILKVLMVASAFAIIVEPLTWIFDGMQFVGAYFLEYATNFMLFMIGPVIGGIILSYVDYHLYKEPGRLYKRRFYQDLSVLTFIVLLINLFYPVYFYISPDENSFHSGDLKWVHYLILASLYVYMFVFVIINQKRTQKYVMNIFLVFFMLPIIGMIIQLFDSKLYFSWTSIVLGILVAYIFLETNSTEEDYLTKLYNRQSYEIYLQHLVEAGKPFGVLLMDLNDFKEINDHFGHDKGDQVLVSFAEVLKKVFHTNALVSRLGGDEFIVVLEAHDRDIKKCMKEIDHLLAKNPDRFIQNLRYSYGYQKFSTQMTVDELYTLVDEKMYQDKKTAKSV